A window of the Pungitius pungitius chromosome 3, fPunPun2.1, whole genome shotgun sequence genome harbors these coding sequences:
- the scn2b gene encoding sodium channel subunit beta-2, which translates to MSSPAQEGRTGVQLLSAALLLLFSGCSSMDVIMPNSINALNGTTIKIPCMFTSCYKMDPNMFVMNWTYQETLNDTEEMIMVYHKKKGMVPLRSDRFGERVTFAGNLDKNDLSITLSNVQIEDEGIYNCNVRNPPDRITGQHGIQLNVVTELPPPRDSTIAVAIGASVGGALALLILSMLVVKCLRRHRKKELISEEKMEEEDKLDAEVVAEEGTKHKNSLPEDL; encoded by the exons atgtCTTCCCCGGCGCAGGAAGGGAGGACCGGCGTCCAGCTGCTGAGcgcggcgctgctgctgctgttctccG GTTGTTCAAGCATGGACGTAATCATGCCCAATAGCATCAATGCACTGAATGGAACAACCATCAAAATCCCCTGCATGTTTACTTCCTGCTATAAGATGGATCCAAACATGTTTGTGATGAACTGGACCTACCAGGAAACGCTCAATGACACTGAAGAAATG ATCATGGTGTACCATAAGAAAAAAGGAATGGTGCCTCTGCGCTCGGACCGATTTGGAGAGAGGGTCACGTTTGCCGGGAACCTGGACAAGAACGACCTGTCCATCACTCTGTCCAATGTTCAGATCGAGGATGAGGGGATTTACAACTGCAATGTGAGGAACCCCCCCGACCGCATCACAGGTCAACATGGCATACAGCTCAATGTCGTCACCGAAC ttCCGCCTCCGAGGGATTCGACCATTGCAGTTGCGATCGGGGCATCAGTGGGCGGAGCTTTAGCTCTGCTGATCCTTTCCATGTTGGTGGTGAAATGTCTCCGTCGACACCGAAAAAAGGAACTGATTtcagaggagaagatggaggaggaggacaaactgGACGCTGAGGTTGTTGCAGAAGAGGGGACCAA gcATAAGAACTCCCTGCCCGAAGACCTATAG